A window of the Fusarium poae strain DAOMC 252244 chromosome 3, whole genome shotgun sequence genome harbors these coding sequences:
- a CDS encoding hypothetical protein (TransMembrane:4 (i53-71o77-97i117-140o181-201i)~BUSCO:34644at5125), which yields MSPRTRRQAAKASNASSSDSEAEVKSNGNGIAHRADVSDDAPRENIFLFYPNIIGYARIVLAIASLYYMPLHPRTCSFLYSVSCLLDALDGYAARIYEQSTRFGAVLDMVTDRCTTACLIVFLSSAFPRWAIVFQGLIALDLASHYMHMYATLVVSGSNASHKSIDESKNWLLRLYYTNKGVLFALCALNELFFIALYLLCFSSPLVSPYLIKPIEIVGAELQAGAQVNTSILAQIFPDPFSPAALELARANKMDSTVPWIIAGISFPFMFMKQFINCVQLYNASQGLAEIDLKTRREQGLPRPKPKKA from the exons ATGAGCCCACGAACTCGTCGACAGGCTGCAAAGGCCTCGAatgcctcttcttctgatTCCGAGGCAGAAGTTAAGTCCAACGGCAACGGTATTGCCCATCGCGCGGATGTTTCGGACGATGCCCCTCGCGAgaacatcttcctcttctaccCCAACATTATTG GATATGCGCGCATCGTTCTCGCCATCGCGTCTCTATACTACATGCCCCTCCACCCTCGCACCTGTTCTTTCCTTTACAGTGTGTCATGTCTTCTCGATGCTCTTGATGGCTACGCCGCGCGTATCTACGAGCAATCAACCCGCTTCGGCGCTGTCCTCGACATGGTTACCGATCGCTGTACCACCGCTTGTCTTATCGTCTTCCTTTCCTCAGCTTTCCCTCGATGGGCTATTGTTTTCCAGGGTTTGATTGCTCTGGACCTTGCCAGCCACTACATGCACATGTATGCTACTCTTGTAGTTTCGGGCAGTAATGCCAGCCACAAGAGCATTGATGAGAGCAAGAACTGGCTGCTTCGCCTCTACTACACCAACAAG GGTGTTCTCTTCGCCCTTTGCGCTCTCAACGAGCTCTTCTTCATTGCGCTATACCTTCTCTGCTTCTCGTCCCCTCTCGTCTCGCCATACCTCATTAAGCCTATCGAGATTGTCGGTGCCGAGCTTCAAGCTGGTGCCCAAGTCAACACCTCGATCCTCGCTCAGATCTTCCCCGATCCCTTCAGTCCTGCAGCTCTTGAGCTTGCTCGTGCCAACAAGATGGACTCTACAGTGCCCTGGATCATTGCTGGTATCAGCTTCCCTTTTATGTTCATGAAGCAATTCATCAACTGCGTTCAGCTTTACAACGCCAGCCAAGGTCTGGCCGAGATTGATCTGAAGACTCGTCGGGAACAGGGTCTTCCTCGCCCCAAACCTAAGAAGGCTTAA